In one Musa acuminata AAA Group cultivar baxijiao chromosome BXJ2-5, Cavendish_Baxijiao_AAA, whole genome shotgun sequence genomic region, the following are encoded:
- the LOC103973834 gene encoding protein STRUBBELIG-RECEPTOR FAMILY 6-like isoform X2, with amino-acid sequence MLTGWVPSGGDPCGDSWLGVTCTGSAVTAIKLSGLELAGTPGYNLASMSSLAELDMSNNNLGGGDPIPYNLPPNLQSLNFGGNQFGANIPYSIFQMVTLKYLNLAHNQLQGNLSDMFGSLSSLTTMDLSFNQLTGELPQSFNNLSSLTTLYLENNQFTGQIDVLANLPLQDLNVANNLFTGWIPDRLKKINNLRTDGNSWSSSPAPPPSPYRSPPPGRKSNPGQQSDGSNQSSGGGGGNNFNIGAGTTAGIIISILVIGGIIAFFFMRKKLRKSSRENVLKKDQPFAPHASDDAKGMKTIQTSSTDTVTFSPLAPITLKPPPIERHKSLGEDDFSNKPVVKKDNTTAIAVTVYSVADLQIATDSFNIDNLVGEGLFGRVYKAQFSDGKVMAVKKINSSALPHRSSDDFIELVSNISNLHHPNLSELVGYCSEYRQHLLVYEYYKNGPLHDLLHLSDEYSKPLSWTARIKIALGTARALEYLHEVCSPSLVHKNFKSSNILLDVDLNPHLSDCGLESLVPDAEFQASDQNMASGYDPPEVSMSGQYTLKSDVYNFGIVMLELLTGRKPFDSSRPRPEQSLVQWATPQLHDIDALDRMVDPVLKGLYPAKSLSRFADVIALCVQPEPEFRPPMSEVVQALVRLVQRANMSKRMVGGEMQETSRADEHVTRPDISCGHITFLLH; translated from the exons ATG CTAACAGGTTGGGTTCCAAGTGGTGGTGATCCCTGTGGGGATTCATGGCTGGGTGTTACATGCACAGGCTCCGCTGTTACAGCAAT CAAATTGTCAGGGTTGGAACTTGCTGGGACACCTGGCTATAATTTGGCAAGCATGTCTTCGCTAGCTGAGCT TGACATGAGCAATAATAATCTTGGAGGTGGAGACCCAATACCTTATAACCTTCCACCAAACCTCCAGAGTTT AAACTTTGGAGGTAACCAATTTGGTGCAAATATACCTTATTCAATCTTCCAGATGGTGACACTTAAGTATCT AAATCTTGCTCATAATCAACTACAAGGAAACCTGAGTGATATGTTTGGAAGCCTTTCTAGTCTCACaacaat GGACTTGTCCTTCAATCAACTTACTGGTGAACTTCCACAGAGCTTTAACAACCTATCAAGTTTGACAACCTT GTATTTGGAGAACAACCAGTTTACAGGCCAGATAGATGTCCTTGCGAATCTTCCCCTTCAAGATTT AAATGTGGCAAATAACCTCTTCACCGGATGGATTCCTGATCggttaaaaaagataaataatctTCG TACTGATGGTAACTCATGGAGCTCATCACCCGCACCTCCACCGTCACCTTATAGATCTCCTCCACCAGGCCGAAAAAGCAACCCAGGCCAACAATCTGATGGAAGTAACCAATCATCAGGCGGTGGAGGTGGGAATAACTTTAATATTGGTGCTGGGACAACAGCAGGAATTATTATATCTATTTTGGTCATAGGCGGAATAATTGCATTCTTTTTTATGAGGAAGAAATTACGAAAATCTTCGAGGGAAAATGTTCTAAAAAAGGATCAGCCTTTTGCCCCTCATGCTTCAGATGATGCTAAAG GGATGAAGACAATCCAGACATCCTCTACAGATACAGTGACATTCTCGCCACTAGCTCCCATAACCCTTAAACCTCCACCGATAGAAAGGCACAAATCACTGGGTGAAGATGATTTCTCAAACAAGCCTGTTGTGAAGAAGGATAATACAACAGCAATAGCAGTGACTGTTTATTCCGTAGCAGATTTGCAGATTGCTACAGACAGCTTCAACATAGATAATCTTGTAGGTGAAGGCCTTTTTGGTCGTGTTTACAAGGCACAATTTAGTGATGGAAAG GTTATGGCTGTGAAGAAAATAAACTCTTCAGCTCTTCCTCACCGGTCATCAGATGACTTCATTGAGCTGGTCTCGAATATATCTAATCTGCATCACCCAAATTTGAGTGAACTTGTAGGCTATTGCTCTGAGTATAGACAACATTTGCTGGTATATGAATATTACAAGAATGGTCCATTACATGATCTGCTTCACCTCTCAGATGAATATAGCAAGCCACTGAGTTGGACTGCCCGTATCAAGATAGCCCTTGGTACTGCACGAGCATTAGA GTATCTCCATGAGGTTTGCTCACCATCTCTTGTCCACAAAAATTTCAAGTCTTCCAATATCTTATTAGATGTGGATCTCAACCCACACCTTTCGGATTGTGGGTTGGAAAGCCTTGTACCTGATGCAGAATTCCAG GCATCAGATCAGAATATGGCATCCGGATATGATCCACCTGAAGTTTCCATGTCTGGCCAGTATACTTTGAAGAGTGACGTGTACAACTTTGGCATTGTTATGCTTGAACTTTTGACTGGGCGGAAACCTTTTGACAG CTCAAGACCGAGGCCAGAGCAGTCACTGGTTCAGTGGGCAACTCCCCAGCTCCATGACATTGATGCACTGGATAGGATGGTTGATCCAGTCCTCAAGGGGCTATACCCTGCAAAATCGCTGTCTCGGTTTGCTGATGTTATAGCCCTGTGTGTCCAG CCTGAGCCCGAGTTCCGGCCACCCATGTCAGAGGTCGTGCAAGCCCTAGTCCGCCTGGTTCAGAGGGCTAACATGAGCAAGAGAATGGTAGGTGGGGAGATGCAGGAGACGAGCCGAGCTGATGAACATGTTACTCGTCCCGATATCAGCTGTGGGCACATCACCTTCCTTCTGCACTGA
- the LOC103973834 gene encoding protein STRUBBELIG-RECEPTOR FAMILY 6-like isoform X1 — MAKERGNGVVVTGVLLACILAGDPGGVGGITDETDASSLNILFTSLNSPSQLTGWVPSGGDPCGDSWLGVTCTGSAVTAIKLSGLELAGTPGYNLASMSSLAELDMSNNNLGGGDPIPYNLPPNLQSLNFGGNQFGANIPYSIFQMVTLKYLNLAHNQLQGNLSDMFGSLSSLTTMDLSFNQLTGELPQSFNNLSSLTTLYLENNQFTGQIDVLANLPLQDLNVANNLFTGWIPDRLKKINNLRTDGNSWSSSPAPPPSPYRSPPPGRKSNPGQQSDGSNQSSGGGGGNNFNIGAGTTAGIIISILVIGGIIAFFFMRKKLRKSSRENVLKKDQPFAPHASDDAKGMKTIQTSSTDTVTFSPLAPITLKPPPIERHKSLGEDDFSNKPVVKKDNTTAIAVTVYSVADLQIATDSFNIDNLVGEGLFGRVYKAQFSDGKVMAVKKINSSALPHRSSDDFIELVSNISNLHHPNLSELVGYCSEYRQHLLVYEYYKNGPLHDLLHLSDEYSKPLSWTARIKIALGTARALEYLHEVCSPSLVHKNFKSSNILLDVDLNPHLSDCGLESLVPDAEFQASDQNMASGYDPPEVSMSGQYTLKSDVYNFGIVMLELLTGRKPFDSSRPRPEQSLVQWATPQLHDIDALDRMVDPVLKGLYPAKSLSRFADVIALCVQPEPEFRPPMSEVVQALVRLVQRANMSKRMVGGEMQETSRADEHVTRPDISCGHITFLLH, encoded by the exons ATGGCGAAGGAGAGGGGGAATGGTGTGGTGGTGACTGGGGTTCTTTTGGCCTGCATTTTGGCCGGGGATCCAGGTGGTGTCGGTGGCATCACGGACGAGACTGATG CTTCTTCTCTCAACATCCTTTTTACCAGCCTAAATTCGCCATCTCAGCTAACAGGTTGGGTTCCAAGTGGTGGTGATCCCTGTGGGGATTCATGGCTGGGTGTTACATGCACAGGCTCCGCTGTTACAGCAAT CAAATTGTCAGGGTTGGAACTTGCTGGGACACCTGGCTATAATTTGGCAAGCATGTCTTCGCTAGCTGAGCT TGACATGAGCAATAATAATCTTGGAGGTGGAGACCCAATACCTTATAACCTTCCACCAAACCTCCAGAGTTT AAACTTTGGAGGTAACCAATTTGGTGCAAATATACCTTATTCAATCTTCCAGATGGTGACACTTAAGTATCT AAATCTTGCTCATAATCAACTACAAGGAAACCTGAGTGATATGTTTGGAAGCCTTTCTAGTCTCACaacaat GGACTTGTCCTTCAATCAACTTACTGGTGAACTTCCACAGAGCTTTAACAACCTATCAAGTTTGACAACCTT GTATTTGGAGAACAACCAGTTTACAGGCCAGATAGATGTCCTTGCGAATCTTCCCCTTCAAGATTT AAATGTGGCAAATAACCTCTTCACCGGATGGATTCCTGATCggttaaaaaagataaataatctTCG TACTGATGGTAACTCATGGAGCTCATCACCCGCACCTCCACCGTCACCTTATAGATCTCCTCCACCAGGCCGAAAAAGCAACCCAGGCCAACAATCTGATGGAAGTAACCAATCATCAGGCGGTGGAGGTGGGAATAACTTTAATATTGGTGCTGGGACAACAGCAGGAATTATTATATCTATTTTGGTCATAGGCGGAATAATTGCATTCTTTTTTATGAGGAAGAAATTACGAAAATCTTCGAGGGAAAATGTTCTAAAAAAGGATCAGCCTTTTGCCCCTCATGCTTCAGATGATGCTAAAG GGATGAAGACAATCCAGACATCCTCTACAGATACAGTGACATTCTCGCCACTAGCTCCCATAACCCTTAAACCTCCACCGATAGAAAGGCACAAATCACTGGGTGAAGATGATTTCTCAAACAAGCCTGTTGTGAAGAAGGATAATACAACAGCAATAGCAGTGACTGTTTATTCCGTAGCAGATTTGCAGATTGCTACAGACAGCTTCAACATAGATAATCTTGTAGGTGAAGGCCTTTTTGGTCGTGTTTACAAGGCACAATTTAGTGATGGAAAG GTTATGGCTGTGAAGAAAATAAACTCTTCAGCTCTTCCTCACCGGTCATCAGATGACTTCATTGAGCTGGTCTCGAATATATCTAATCTGCATCACCCAAATTTGAGTGAACTTGTAGGCTATTGCTCTGAGTATAGACAACATTTGCTGGTATATGAATATTACAAGAATGGTCCATTACATGATCTGCTTCACCTCTCAGATGAATATAGCAAGCCACTGAGTTGGACTGCCCGTATCAAGATAGCCCTTGGTACTGCACGAGCATTAGA GTATCTCCATGAGGTTTGCTCACCATCTCTTGTCCACAAAAATTTCAAGTCTTCCAATATCTTATTAGATGTGGATCTCAACCCACACCTTTCGGATTGTGGGTTGGAAAGCCTTGTACCTGATGCAGAATTCCAG GCATCAGATCAGAATATGGCATCCGGATATGATCCACCTGAAGTTTCCATGTCTGGCCAGTATACTTTGAAGAGTGACGTGTACAACTTTGGCATTGTTATGCTTGAACTTTTGACTGGGCGGAAACCTTTTGACAG CTCAAGACCGAGGCCAGAGCAGTCACTGGTTCAGTGGGCAACTCCCCAGCTCCATGACATTGATGCACTGGATAGGATGGTTGATCCAGTCCTCAAGGGGCTATACCCTGCAAAATCGCTGTCTCGGTTTGCTGATGTTATAGCCCTGTGTGTCCAG CCTGAGCCCGAGTTCCGGCCACCCATGTCAGAGGTCGTGCAAGCCCTAGTCCGCCTGGTTCAGAGGGCTAACATGAGCAAGAGAATGGTAGGTGGGGAGATGCAGGAGACGAGCCGAGCTGATGAACATGTTACTCGTCCCGATATCAGCTGTGGGCACATCACCTTCCTTCTGCACTGA